One genomic region from Corvus hawaiiensis isolate bCorHaw1 chromosome 28, bCorHaw1.pri.cur, whole genome shotgun sequence encodes:
- the NRTN gene encoding neurturin → MKVWKCAAIASMLLSSMLSILVCRDMFSGSREFSPLPSSPSSSRDSSSSSSSSSSSSSSSSSLPAALRRSPRALQRHGSLLAQYSALLESYTEGEIRQLISALVERYRQAMNSGGHELPLFPRSGSRRKRARARHKPCELRELEVSVSELGLGYESDETVLFRYCSGTCEAAVRSYDLSLKSMRSRRKIRKEKIRARPCCRPLAYDDDVSFLDAYNRYYTVNELSAKECGCV, encoded by the exons ATGAAGGTATGGAAGTGTGCAGCCATTGCATCGATGCTCCTCAGTTCCATGTTATCCATTTTAGTTTGTAGAGACATGTTCAGCGGAAGCCGGGAATTCAGCCCCTTGCCTTCCTCGCCGTCTTCCTCACGggattcctcctcctcctcctcctcttcctcctcctcctcttcctcctcctcctcgctgcCGGCGGCTCTGCGGAGATCCCCACGGGCCCTGCAACGCCACGGCTCTCTGCTGGCCCAGT ACAGCGCCTTGCTGGAGAGCTACACGGAGGGCGAGATCCGGCAGCTGATCTCGGCGCTGGTGGAGCGCTACCGCCAGGCCATGAACTCGGGCGGGCACGAGCTGCCGCTGTTCCCTCGCTCCGGCAGCCGCAGGAAACGCGCCCGCGCCCGCCACAAACCCTGCGAGCTGCGCGAGCTGGAGGTCAGCGTCAGCGAGCTGGGCCTGGGCTACGAGTCGGACGAGACGGTTCTGTTCCGCTACTGCAGCGGCACCTGCGAGGCCGCCGTGCGCAGCTACGACCTCTCCCTCAAGAGCATGAGGAGCCGGAGAAAGATCCGGAAGGAGAAGATCCGGGCCCGGCCGTGCTGCAGGCCGCTGGCCTACGACGACGACGTGTCCTTCCTGGACGCCTACAACCGCTACTACACCGTCAACGAGCTGTCGGCCAAGGAGTGCGGCTGCGTGTGA
- the LOC125318019 gene encoding LOW QUALITY PROTEIN: 4-galactosyl-N-acetylglucosaminide 3-alpha-L-fucosyltransferase FUT6-like (The sequence of the model RefSeq protein was modified relative to this genomic sequence to represent the inferred CDS: deleted 1 base in 1 codon) has translation MEAREGWKISFKKLLNVLLFSVIFSSFLIISLCPFGSLEPEHRYPRSLCPDIPRCGNVSAVPRGGRSLTILLWTWPFGSSFNFTKCSELLGVPGCHCHFTTNRSRFCQADAVILHHRDVCGDRERLARLPRLPTQPWIWLNMESPSHSSNLSAMDNLFNLTMSYRRDSDIFVPYGELQLLGQPQPVTIPHKSKLVAWVVSNWQEESHRVRYYQELRKHIPVDVYGKNHTPLAQDELLATISQYTFYLAFENSQHQDYITEKLWRNALSSGTLPVVLGPPRDNYERFLPPDSFIHVDDFGSAQELARFLFELAWDAERYRGYFQWRRWFQPVLGTGWARRLCRACHFLHTTEPRYRAVSHLAAWFV, from the exons ATGGAGGCCAGGGAAGGATGGAAGATTTCCTTCAAGAAGCTCCTCAACGTTCTCCTCTTCAGCGTCATCTTCAGCTCCTTCCTCATCATCTCCCTTTGTCCGTTCGGGAGTTTGGAGCCGGAGCATCGCTACCCCCGTTCCCTCTGTCCAGACATCCCAAGG TGTGGGAATGTCAGTGCCGTGCCCAGGGGTGGCCGCAGCCTGACCATCCTGCTCTGGACGTGGCCCTTTGGGTCCAGCTTCAACTTCACCAAGTGCTCGGAGCTCCTCGGCGTTCCGGGCTGTCACTGTCACTTCACCACCAACCGCAGCCGCTTCTGCCAGGCGGATGCCGTGATCCTGCACCACCGGGACGTGTGCGGGGACAGGGAGCGCCTGGCCCGGCTGCCCCGGCTCCCGACCCAGCCCTGGATCTGGCTCAACATGGAGTCTCCGAGCCACTCCTCAAACCTGAGCGCCATGGACAACCTCTTCAACCTGACCATGTCCTACCGGCGAGACTCGGACATCTTCGTGCCCTAcggggagctgcagctcctggggcagccccagcccgtCACCATCCCACACAAGTCCAAACTGGTGGCCTGGGTGGTCAGCAACTGGCAGGAGGAATCCCACCGCGTCAGGTACTACCAGGAGCTGCGCAAACACATCCCTGTGGATGTCTACGGGAAGAACCACACCCCGCTGGCCCAGGACGAGCTCCTTGCCACCATCTCCCAGTACACCTTCTACCTGGCCTTCGAGAACTCGCAGCACCAGGATTACATCACCGAGAAGCTCTGGAGGAATGCGCTGTCCTCCGGCACCCTCCCCGTGGTGCTGGGGCCTCCTCGGGACAACTACGAGCGCTTCCTGCCCCCCGACTCCTTCATCCACGTCGACGACTTCGGCAGCGCCCAGGAGCTGGCGCGGTTCCTGTTTGAGCTGGCCTGGGACGCCGAGAGGTACCGGGGCTACTTCCAGTGGCGCCGGTGGTTCCAGCCGGTGCTGGGGACGGGCTGGGCCCGGCGGCTCTGCAGGGCCTGCCACTTCCTGCACACCACGGAGCCCCGGTACCGCGCCGTGTCCCACCTGGCCGCCTGGTTCGTGTAG